One Malania oleifera isolate guangnan ecotype guangnan chromosome 10, ASM2987363v1, whole genome shotgun sequence genomic region harbors:
- the LOC131166255 gene encoding NDR1/HIN1-like protein 6, producing the protein MAQPSKPVLQKPPGYRDPTLSGHAAPRPRPLPPRKPVLPPSFRPKPKRRSCRRICCCSLCILILVVLLFLAAAGGLFYLFFEPKLPVFHLRSFKIRRFKVTVEPDGTYLDAQTVVRIEAKNPNRKLTLYYGRSELQLSEERDGTELGSASQSGFTQEKGNVTVLKLTAGVKTVVEDGLGRKLKAGYRSKALVVAAEIRTRVGLGVGRWRIGTLGLSVVCGGGGDMSLKKLKGGVMPKCTIRILKWIHIH; encoded by the exons ATGGCACAACCGTCTAAACCAGTTCTACAAAAACCGCCGGGCTACAGAGATCCAACCCTCTCCGGGCACGCCGCCCCCAGGCCGCGGCCGCTGCCGCCGCGAAAACCGGTTCTCCCTCCTTCCTTCCGCCCTAAGCCGAAACGCAGAAGCTGCCGCCGCATATGTTGCTGTTCCCTCTGCATCCTCATTCTCGTCGTCCTCCTCTTCCTCGCCGCCGCGGGTGGCCTGTTCTATCTCTTCTTCGAGCCGAAGCTTCCGGTTTTCCACCTCCGGTCATTCAAAATCCGCCGGTTCAAAGTCACCGTCGAGCCGGACGGCACCTACCTCGACGCCCAAACCGTCGTCAGGATCGAAGCCAAGAACCCTAACCGGAAGCTAACGCTGTACTACGGGCGGAGTGAGCTGCAATTGAGCGAGGAGAGGGATGGGACCGAGTTGGGATCGGCGAGTCAGTCTGGGTTCACTCAGGAGAAAGGGAACGTCACGGTCCTGAAGCTGACGGCGGGAGTGAAGACTGTAGTGGAAGACGGTTTGGGAAGGAAGCTGAAGGCTGGGTACCGAAGCAAGGCGCTGGTGGTTGCGGCGGAGATTCGGACGAGGGTGGGGTTAGGTGTGGGGAGGTGGAGGATAGGGACGCTGGGGTTGAGTGTGGTGTGTGGTGGCGGTGGGGACATGAGCTTGAAAAAGCTTAAGGGAGGTGTGATGCCCAAATGCACCATTCGTATCCTCAAATG GATTCACATTCATTAG